The Oscillatoria acuminata PCC 6304 genomic interval AAGGGTTTCCAAGGCGAGGGTCAATCCGGACTGGGGAATCGACGGAACCTCCGACTCGCGCCGTTTGGCGACTGCCACGACGCCATCGGGTTGGACTGTGGTGGCGACTGCCTTGAGGACGGCTTCATTGACGAGTTCACACCGGGGCGATCGCTGGGTCACAGTTTCCCATAATTGAGGATACCGCCCTTGCCACTCCGGGGTAAAACAGACCACCTCTAGGGGATAATCCACCCCACAGGCTTCCTCCAATAGGTGCGTCCCTTCCAACAAAAATAGTTGCTGGCGATCGCGCTCCTTTGCAGCGTGCAACTTCCGCATCTGCTTGACCAGAGGATTCTGAAGGCTCGTCAACATTGAGGTATTACATGGGGTGTAGATGCGGAACCCGGGACTTGAACCCGGAAGTCCTTGCGGACACTAGAACCTGAATCTAGCGCGTCTACCAATTCCGCCAGTTCCGCGAAAATGCAGTTTTGCACTGCGATTTACCATAGTGCCTCAACTCCTCATGGATGTCAAGGGGTCAATTTAAAAAAGTTTTTTCCCAATTCCGGCATCTACCCACTACACTTTTGAAGAATGTCCAGTTAAGGTACACCAGAAGACACCGGCTAGAATTGTTGTCCCCAATGATGCGGACCATGAGGAGGTCCTCGCCGTGAAAGCCGCATCACTGGATATCAAAATAGCTTCGGGTAAGAGTCTATTGGTATCAGGAGTTACCGGAATTGATTTTTTTAGGTATAAATCTGGACATCTAAAATATTTCCGGTAGAATCAAAACCAAATCGAAAGGTGTACCACATCCACTGATTCTGGAGGATAGACCTATTACTGCGTCTCTCGGTTCGCTCAACATCACCAACTCTCACGAAGCTGACCCCTCGGTCCTGCACATTTGGGGAGGCCATCCCCTGCAAGGACAAGTGAAAATCAGCGGGGCCAAAAATGCCGCCTTAGTGATTATGGCGGGGTCCCTGCTCTGTCCGGAACCCTGCCGGTTGCGGAACGTGCCATCCCTAGTCGATGCGATTCGCATGGGTCAAGTGCTTTCGGCCCTCGGGGTCGATCTCCAATGGAACGGCGATGTCCTGGATATCAATGCACGAGATATCACGACTTCGGAAGCCCCTTATGAATTAGTCAGTCAACTGCGGGCTAGTTTCTTTGCTATTGGACCCATCTTGGCTCGACTAGGAGAAGCCCATGTTCCCCTTCCCGGGGGCTGTGCGATCGGGGCCAGACCTGTGGATATCCACGTTCGTGGACTGCAAGCCCTCGGTGCTAATGTTTATATCGAGCATGGTATGGTTCATGCGTCCGTTCCTGGACGCGATCGCCGTTTAAAAGGCGCTAAATTTTATCTCGACTATCCCAGCGTCGGTGCCACCGAAACCCTGATGATGGCGGCCACCCTTGCTGATGGAGAAACGATCCTCGATAATGTCGCCCAAGAGCCTGAAGTCATCGATTTGGCAAACTTCTGTAACGCTCTAGGCGCTCGGATTCGCGGTGCGGGGACCAAAACTATTGTGATTGAAGGGGTTCCCCGGCTGCATACGGCTGACTATCCGATCATTCCCGATCGCATTGAAGCCGGAACCTTCTTAGTCGCTGGCGCAATTTCTCGCTCGGATATCAGTCTCTATCCCGTGATTAGTGACCATCTGACTCCGGTAATTTCCAAACTAAAGCAAACCGGCGCGCAAATCATTGCTGAAGGCCCCGATCGCCTGCGTGTGATTGGACCGGATATCATTCAGGCAACGGATATCGAAACCTTGCCCTATCCCGGATTTCCCACGGATATGCAGGCTCAGTTTATGGCCTTGTTAACGGTGAGTAATGGGGATAGCCTGATTAGCGAAACCGTTTTTGAAAATCGCCTGCGCCATGTGGCTGAGTTAAATCGCATGGGAGCAGATATTCGCGTCAAAGGACATACAGCGATCGTCCGGGGTGTACCGACCCTGACGGGTGCTCCAGTCATGGCTACAGACCTTCGGGCCTCGGCAGCTTTGGCGATCGCCGCTTTAGCCGCTCAGGGTAAAACAACCATTCAAGGGTTGCAGCACCTCGATCGCGGCTACGAAAACCTCGACCTCAAACTCCAACAACTTGGGGTTCGGATCAAGCGCGAACCGGCTCCGCCTGAAAGCGAAGCCAACTCAACCGCCATCCAATCTTCTCAATCCGCACTAAAATGAAAGGGCAAGAGGTTTTTGGAAGTCTCTTCTTCCCAAAAAACCTCTTAATTCTCTGTCATCAGACCTTAGTCCCTAAACTGGTATGGCTTTCCCAAAAACACCCCTGATCGGACTCAAAGCAGATGGCTTTCGTCATCCTCTGGATCTAGAAGCAACCCAATCCCTCAAGCAACTCCCTGGACTGGACCTAATCGTCCGCCAGTTGCTTGGTTCGATTGGCGAACAATTTTTTTACCTGGATAATATTGCTTCTAGCGTTTTGGTCAGTGAGCAACAGTTGCCCGAGTTGCATCAGTTGCTCAAGGAAGCCTGCCAGGTTTTGGATTTAGAGACCCCGGAACTCTATGTTCGTCAACATCCGATGCCGAATGCTTATACCTTCGCGATGCGGGGCAAAAAACCCTTTGTGGTGATTCACACCTCGCTGATCGAACTGCTGACACCGGAAGAAATCCAGGCGGTGATTGGACATGAGCTCGGACATCTCAAATGCGAACATGGGGTTTATTTAACTCTGGCAAATCTGATCATGTTAGCGGCAGGACAACTTTCGACGGTGGGGGCTTTACTGGCCCAAACCCTCCAAAGTCAAATTTTGCAGTGGGTCAGATGCGCCGAGTTTAGTTGCGATCGGGCAGCATTATTAGCCACTCAGGACTCGCGAGTTGTCAGTTCGGTCCTGATGAAATTGGCCGGGGGTTCTCCGACTCTGGCTCCCCAACTTAATTTGGATGCCTTTCTCGCCCAAGCTCGTGCTTACGATGAGAGCAGCAGTACGGAACTGGGGCTTCTGCTCAGGGAAGCCCAAACCGGCCAACTCACCCATCCTCTGCCTGTACTCAGGGCTAGAGAGATTGATCGCTGGGCCAGCAGCAAAGATTATGAAACTTTGTTGCAAAAAGGAAAAATGTGTTATAGTAGTGAAACCGAGAAAAAGGGCGAGTGGCGAAATTGGTAGACGCACCACACTCAAAATGTGGCGGCTTCGGTCGTGCGAGTTCGACTCT includes:
- the murA gene encoding UDP-N-acetylglucosamine 1-carboxyvinyltransferase, producing MTNSHEADPSVLHIWGGHPLQGQVKISGAKNAALVIMAGSLLCPEPCRLRNVPSLVDAIRMGQVLSALGVDLQWNGDVLDINARDITTSEAPYELVSQLRASFFAIGPILARLGEAHVPLPGGCAIGARPVDIHVRGLQALGANVYIEHGMVHASVPGRDRRLKGAKFYLDYPSVGATETLMMAATLADGETILDNVAQEPEVIDLANFCNALGARIRGAGTKTIVIEGVPRLHTADYPIIPDRIEAGTFLVAGAISRSDISLYPVISDHLTPVISKLKQTGAQIIAEGPDRLRVIGPDIIQATDIETLPYPGFPTDMQAQFMALLTVSNGDSLISETVFENRLRHVAELNRMGADIRVKGHTAIVRGVPTLTGAPVMATDLRASAALAIAALAAQGKTTIQGLQHLDRGYENLDLKLQQLGVRIKREPAPPESEANSTAIQSSQSALK
- a CDS encoding M48 family metallopeptidase, with amino-acid sequence MAFPKTPLIGLKADGFRHPLDLEATQSLKQLPGLDLIVRQLLGSIGEQFFYLDNIASSVLVSEQQLPELHQLLKEACQVLDLETPELYVRQHPMPNAYTFAMRGKKPFVVIHTSLIELLTPEEIQAVIGHELGHLKCEHGVYLTLANLIMLAAGQLSTVGALLAQTLQSQILQWVRCAEFSCDRAALLATQDSRVVSSVLMKLAGGSPTLAPQLNLDAFLAQARAYDESSSTELGLLLREAQTGQLTHPLPVLRAREIDRWASSKDYETLLQKGKMCYSSETEKKGEWRNW